From a single Micromonospora carbonacea genomic region:
- a CDS encoding glycosyl hydrolase family 95 catalytic domain-containing protein — MTAGLPASAHRIWDDSPAAGWEDAFLSGNGEYGIMVAGAPYAERIVVNHHRFVLPNGTHDARPPRLAHLLPRVRELVLAGRRAEASRLLGGGRELRWTQSFHPGFAVTVDAAGPGGVVGPGATALPAGYRRSTDFRTGEVVVEWAGGERRCFVSRADGLVALRLDMGDCVVGFTGDLPGRPADVRYETAAYRRGRDVFLRIRGHYPPVGGTYGFEGLALLTGDVRVLGDRVAVRGPALLTMVLDRPGTPPWRTAELEETLRARCTAGYAGLRARHAARHSPAYDRASLDLAVPAAERELPVGALLARQAADPQRPYPALVERLFHAGRYLLLSASGVLPPRLTGLWLGSWDAAWAGDFTTDANLNLQLAGAAIGALPEVSAAHARLVGSQVDDWRRNAEAIYGAPGLLAPSRTDGEHGHLFHMHDDWPFAAWLPGADWLLHPLHEHHLVTGEPLGELAGWLTEAAEFLAHVLTVGAADGTAVVVPSYSAETGPLDDDGRPVHLAVNATMDIAAARHALATADAVTGTQRWAALRERLPAYLVDERGALAEWAWPGYRSDEDHRHVSHLYPVWPLDEINPDDTPELAAAARRALVLRGDENLSAHGSLHRALAATRLRDGALAGENVAKILGNDMFFRSLMSAHNPGRETYNADAAHALPGVLIESLVHSRPGLVRLLPAPLPGLGRGVLRGAACRGRVTVEELAWDASSVRARLLSPVDQRITVASPYGDAAVDLPAGRPVELAFGPDTGGG, encoded by the coding sequence GTGACGGCCGGGCTGCCCGCGTCCGCGCACCGGATCTGGGACGACTCCCCCGCCGCCGGTTGGGAGGACGCCTTCCTGTCCGGCAACGGCGAGTACGGGATCATGGTGGCCGGCGCGCCGTACGCCGAGCGGATCGTCGTCAACCACCACCGCTTCGTGCTGCCCAACGGCACCCACGACGCCCGGCCGCCCCGGCTGGCCCACCTGCTGCCCCGGGTGCGCGAGCTGGTGCTCGCCGGCCGGCGGGCCGAGGCGAGCCGGCTGCTCGGTGGCGGCCGGGAGCTGCGTTGGACCCAGTCGTTCCACCCCGGCTTCGCGGTGACCGTCGACGCGGCGGGGCCGGGCGGAGTGGTGGGGCCGGGCGCGACGGCGCTGCCGGCCGGCTACCGGCGGAGCACCGACTTCCGCACCGGGGAGGTCGTCGTCGAGTGGGCCGGCGGCGAGCGGCGCTGTTTCGTCTCCCGCGCCGACGGCCTCGTGGCGCTGCGGCTGGACATGGGCGACTGCGTGGTCGGGTTCACCGGCGACCTGCCCGGCCGCCCGGCGGACGTCCGCTACGAGACCGCGGCGTACCGGCGTGGCCGGGACGTCTTCCTGCGGATACGCGGCCACTACCCGCCGGTGGGCGGCACGTACGGCTTCGAGGGCCTGGCCCTGCTCACCGGCGACGTGCGGGTGCTCGGCGACCGGGTGGCGGTGCGCGGGCCGGCCCTGCTCACCATGGTGCTCGACCGGCCCGGCACGCCGCCGTGGCGCACCGCCGAGCTGGAGGAGACGCTGCGCGCCCGCTGCACCGCCGGGTACGCCGGCCTGCGCGCCCGGCACGCGGCCCGGCACTCCCCCGCCTACGACCGGGCGAGCCTCGACCTGGCCGTGCCGGCCGCCGAGCGGGAGCTGCCCGTCGGCGCGCTGCTCGCCCGGCAGGCCGCCGACCCGCAGCGGCCCTACCCGGCGCTGGTGGAGCGGCTGTTCCACGCGGGACGGTACCTGCTGCTGAGCGCCAGCGGCGTCCTGCCGCCCCGGCTGACCGGGCTGTGGCTGGGCTCCTGGGACGCGGCCTGGGCGGGGGACTTCACCACCGACGCCAACCTGAACCTGCAACTGGCGGGGGCCGCCATCGGGGCCCTGCCCGAGGTGAGCGCGGCGCACGCGCGGCTGGTCGGGTCGCAGGTCGACGACTGGCGGCGCAACGCCGAGGCGATCTACGGCGCGCCGGGCCTGCTCGCGCCCAGCCGCACCGACGGGGAGCACGGGCACCTGTTCCACATGCACGACGACTGGCCGTTCGCCGCCTGGCTGCCCGGCGCGGACTGGCTGCTCCACCCCCTCCACGAGCACCACCTGGTGACCGGGGAGCCGCTCGGCGAACTGGCCGGCTGGCTCACGGAGGCCGCCGAGTTCCTCGCCCACGTGCTCACCGTCGGCGCCGCCGACGGCACGGCGGTCGTGGTGCCGTCGTACTCGGCCGAGACCGGCCCGCTGGACGACGACGGCCGCCCGGTGCACCTGGCGGTCAACGCCACCATGGACATCGCCGCCGCCCGGCACGCCCTGGCCACCGCCGACGCCGTCACCGGCACGCAGCGGTGGGCGGCGCTGCGGGAGCGGCTGCCGGCGTACCTGGTCGACGAGCGCGGCGCGCTGGCGGAGTGGGCCTGGCCGGGCTACCGCAGCGACGAGGACCACCGGCACGTCAGCCACCTCTACCCGGTGTGGCCGTTGGACGAGATCAATCCGGACGACACCCCCGAGCTGGCCGCCGCCGCGCGTCGCGCGCTGGTGCTGCGCGGCGACGAGAACCTCTCCGCCCACGGCAGCCTGCACCGGGCCCTCGCCGCGACACGCCTGCGCGACGGCGCGCTGGCCGGGGAGAACGTGGCCAAGATCCTCGGCAACGACATGTTCTTCCGGTCGCTGATGAGCGCGCACAACCCCGGCCGGGAGACCTACAACGCCGACGCCGCGCACGCCCTGCCCGGCGTGCTGATCGAGTCGCTGGTGCACTCCCGGCCCGGCCTCGTGCGGCTGCTGCCGGCCCCGCTGCCCGGCCTCGGCCGGGGGGTGCTGCGCGGGGCCGCCTGCCGGGGCCGGGTCACCGTCGAGGAGCTGGCCTGGGACGCCTCGTCGGTGCGGGCCCGGCTGCTCTCCCCCGTCGACCAGCGGATCACGGTGGCCAGCCCGTACGGGGACGCGGCGGTCGACCTGCCCGCCGGCCGACCGGTGGAACTGGCCTTCGGCCCGGACACCGGCGGCGGATGA
- a CDS encoding LacI family DNA-binding transcriptional regulator, translating into MVTISDVARHAGVAVSTVSYVLSGKRAISEVTRNRVLASIRMLGYHPNAGARALASRRANVIALVLPLRSGMQVPVVMQFAMAVVTTARTVEHDVLLVTSDEGPAGLRRIAASAMVDGLLLMDVEMHDSRVPLLRELGRPSVLIGFPADPTGLTCVDLDFHRAGVVCVEHLAGLGHRRIALLGAPAAVYDRGTGFAHRTRNGILDAAARLGVDTVVRPCEEGTAAVRRELVELLDRWPDLSGLIVQNESAVGPVLATLPTLGRRVPEDVSVVGICPDQFAEQASPRLTSVPLPAEEVGQQAVSLLMRKVHDEPVPDATLLEPRLTIRDSTAAAPGDGR; encoded by the coding sequence CTGGTCACCATCTCCGACGTCGCCCGGCACGCCGGGGTCGCCGTCAGCACCGTGTCGTACGTGCTCAGCGGTAAGCGGGCGATCTCCGAGGTGACCCGCAACCGGGTGCTGGCCAGCATCCGGATGCTCGGCTACCACCCGAACGCCGGCGCGCGCGCCCTGGCCAGCCGGCGGGCCAACGTGATCGCGCTGGTGCTGCCGCTGCGCTCCGGGATGCAGGTGCCGGTGGTGATGCAGTTCGCGATGGCGGTGGTGACCACCGCCCGCACCGTCGAGCACGACGTGCTGCTGGTCACCTCCGACGAGGGGCCGGCGGGGCTGCGCCGCATCGCGGCCAGCGCCATGGTGGACGGCCTGCTGCTGATGGACGTGGAGATGCACGACTCGCGGGTGCCGCTGCTGCGGGAGCTGGGGCGGCCCAGCGTGCTGATCGGCTTCCCCGCCGACCCCACCGGTCTGACCTGCGTCGACCTGGACTTCCACCGGGCCGGGGTGGTCTGCGTCGAGCACCTGGCCGGGCTGGGCCACCGGCGGATCGCCCTGCTCGGCGCGCCCGCCGCCGTCTACGACCGGGGCACCGGCTTCGCGCACCGCACCCGCAACGGCATCCTCGACGCCGCCGCGCGGCTCGGCGTCGACACCGTGGTCCGGCCGTGCGAGGAGGGCACGGCGGCCGTCCGCCGCGAGCTGGTGGAGCTGCTGGACCGGTGGCCGGACCTGTCGGGGCTGATCGTGCAGAACGAGTCGGCCGTCGGGCCCGTGCTGGCGACGCTGCCCACCCTCGGCCGGCGCGTGCCGGAGGACGTGTCGGTGGTCGGCATCTGCCCCGACCAGTTCGCCGAGCAGGCCAGCCCCCGGCTCACCTCGGTGCCCCTGCCGGCGGAGGAGGTCGGCCAGCAGGCGGTGTCGCTGCTCATGCGCAAGGTGCACGACGAGCCGGTGCCCGACGCGACGCTGCTCGAACCCCGGTTGACGATCCGGGACAGCACGGCCGCCGCCCCCGGGGACGGCAGGTGA
- a CDS encoding glycoside hydrolase family 3 C-terminal domain-containing protein, with amino-acid sequence MTDSTGRTPGPSPAARVDDLLARLTLAEKIGLLHQWQAPVDRLGLPPFRTGTEALHGVAWLGTATVFPQVIGLASSWNAELVRSVGAAVGAEVRAKHHADPERVGLNVWAPVVNPLRDPRWGRNEEGWSEDPWLTGHLATAYARGLRGDHPDRLRTAPTLKHFLGYNNETDRATTSSDLPPRVLHEYELPAFRAPLAAGAAVAVMASYNLVNGTPAHLSPLIEGELRAMAADEIMVVGDAGAATNIAGVQGREPDHVSGFAAALRAGIDNFTEDDTNSALTTGRIAEALERGLITTAHVDRAVRRILGVRLRLGDLDPAHEDPWAGVPPEVVDCPAHRELAREAARQCVVLLRNDGLLPLTARPGLRVAVLGPLADAVHTDWYSGTLPYAVSTLDALAARVDTVTSHSGADRIALRAGDRYVRCATDADGGPLTLDATAATEATWLDVFDWGGDAVALRTVANGRHVGGDDDGVLVNDRTGPGGWIVRETFRWRPGPDGTVLLHHLATGRYVAAGPDGRLRADAAEPGAATPFAVELVADGAAEAAALAADADVVVVALGNHPMVNGRETEDRSGLALPAGQEALLRAAHAANPRTVLALTSSYPYAIGWADAHLPAVLWSAHGGQEHGAALAAVLFGDAEPGGRLTQTWYADAAELPDLLDYDIIDADATYLYHRGDPLYPLGHGLGYTRFDYADLRLSAASVAADGEVEVRVEVTNSGDRPGEDVVQLYTRQRRSRVKQPLRQLRGYARVALAPGERRVVRLRLRAADLGWWDETRGARVVEDATHTVLVGRSATDIRLVGTLGVRAASAADAPAREATGAGRSR; translated from the coding sequence ATGACCGACAGCACCGGCCGGACGCCCGGCCCGTCCCCCGCCGCCCGCGTCGACGACCTGCTGGCCCGCCTCACCCTGGCCGAGAAGATCGGGCTGCTGCACCAGTGGCAGGCCCCGGTCGACCGGCTCGGGCTGCCGCCGTTCCGCACCGGCACCGAGGCGCTGCACGGGGTGGCGTGGCTCGGCACGGCCACGGTCTTCCCGCAGGTGATCGGGCTGGCCAGCAGCTGGAACGCCGAGCTGGTGCGGTCGGTGGGCGCCGCCGTCGGCGCCGAGGTGCGCGCCAAGCACCACGCCGACCCCGAGCGGGTCGGGCTGAACGTCTGGGCGCCGGTGGTCAACCCGCTGCGTGACCCCCGCTGGGGGCGCAACGAGGAGGGCTGGTCCGAGGACCCGTGGCTCACCGGGCACCTCGCCACGGCGTACGCGCGGGGGCTGCGCGGCGACCACCCCGACCGGCTGCGGACCGCGCCGACGCTCAAGCACTTCCTGGGCTACAACAACGAGACCGACCGCGCCACCACCTCCAGCGACCTGCCCCCGCGGGTGCTGCACGAGTACGAGCTGCCGGCGTTCCGCGCGCCCCTGGCGGCCGGGGCGGCGGTGGCCGTGATGGCCTCCTACAACCTGGTCAACGGAACTCCGGCGCACCTGAGCCCGCTGATCGAGGGCGAGCTGCGCGCGATGGCCGCCGACGAGATCATGGTCGTCGGCGACGCCGGGGCGGCCACCAACATCGCCGGGGTGCAGGGCCGCGAGCCCGACCACGTCAGCGGCTTCGCCGCCGCCCTGCGCGCCGGGATCGACAACTTCACCGAGGACGACACGAACAGCGCGCTGACCACCGGCCGGATCGCCGAGGCGCTGGAGCGCGGCCTGATCACCACCGCCCACGTGGACCGGGCGGTCCGCCGGATCCTCGGCGTCCGGCTGCGCCTCGGCGACCTGGACCCGGCGCACGAGGACCCGTGGGCCGGGGTGCCGCCGGAGGTCGTCGACTGCCCCGCGCACCGGGAGCTGGCCCGCGAGGCGGCCCGGCAGTGCGTCGTGCTGCTGCGCAACGACGGGCTGCTGCCCCTGACCGCGCGCCCGGGGCTGCGGGTCGCCGTGCTCGGCCCGCTCGCCGACGCGGTGCACACCGACTGGTACAGCGGCACCCTGCCGTACGCGGTCAGCACCCTCGACGCCCTGGCGGCGCGGGTCGACACCGTCACCAGCCACAGCGGCGCCGACCGGATCGCGTTGCGCGCCGGGGACCGCTACGTGCGCTGCGCCACCGACGCCGACGGCGGCCCGCTCACCCTCGACGCCACCGCCGCCACCGAGGCGACCTGGCTCGACGTGTTCGACTGGGGCGGCGACGCCGTGGCGCTGCGCACCGTCGCCAACGGCCGGCACGTCGGGGGCGACGACGACGGCGTCCTGGTCAACGACCGCACCGGGCCCGGGGGCTGGATCGTCCGGGAGACCTTCCGGTGGCGGCCCGGCCCCGACGGCACGGTGCTGCTGCACCACCTCGCCACCGGCCGGTACGTCGCCGCCGGGCCCGACGGGCGGCTGCGCGCCGACGCCGCCGAGCCGGGCGCGGCCACCCCGTTCGCCGTGGAGCTGGTCGCCGACGGCGCCGCCGAGGCGGCCGCCCTCGCCGCCGACGCCGACGTGGTGGTGGTGGCCCTCGGCAACCACCCGATGGTCAACGGGCGGGAGACCGAGGACCGGTCGGGCCTGGCGCTGCCGGCCGGGCAGGAGGCGCTGCTGCGCGCCGCCCACGCCGCCAACCCCCGCACCGTCCTCGCGCTGACCAGCAGCTACCCGTACGCGATCGGGTGGGCCGACGCCCACCTGCCGGCGGTGCTGTGGTCGGCGCACGGCGGCCAGGAGCACGGCGCGGCGCTGGCCGCGGTGCTGTTCGGCGACGCCGAGCCGGGCGGCCGGCTCACCCAGACCTGGTACGCCGACGCCGCCGAGCTGCCCGACCTGCTCGACTACGACATCATCGACGCCGACGCCACCTATCTCTACCACCGGGGCGATCCCCTGTACCCGCTCGGCCACGGGCTCGGCTACACCCGCTTCGACTACGCTGACCTGCGACTCAGCGCGGCGTCGGTGGCCGCCGACGGGGAGGTCGAGGTGCGCGTCGAGGTCACCAACAGCGGCGACCGGCCGGGGGAGGACGTCGTGCAGCTCTACACCCGGCAGCGGCGTTCCCGGGTCAAGCAGCCCCTGCGCCAGCTGCGGGGCTACGCGCGGGTCGCCCTCGCCCCCGGCGAGCGCCGGGTGGTCCGGCTGCGGCTGCGCGCCGCCGACCTGGGCTGGTGGGACGAGACCCGGGGCGCCCGGGTCGTGGAGGACGCCACGCACACCGTGCTGGTCGGCCGGTCCGCCACCGACATCCGGCTCGTCGGCACGCTCGGCGTCCGGGCGGCGTCCGCCGCCGACGCCCCGGCGCGGGAGGCCACGGGTGCCGGCCGGTCCCGGTGA
- a CDS encoding ROK family transcriptional regulator — MQNDPQPTDLGDVRVANRAVVLRHVRVHAPCSRADIAARTGLNKATVSSLVGELIERRLVRETGLTENRIGRPATMLVLDGEPYAALGLQVGVDELAAVAVDLGGNRLLTWRRAFAAPAATPDETVRALVALARRATARIAGAGRAVLGLTVGVPGLVDAAGCVPLSPALGWRDVPLADQLRAALRDPDFTVAVDNEANLAVLAEQRHGARAGATDLVHLTGGAGIGAGVIVDGRLLRGSRGFAGEIGHLGLDPTGPACPCGRSGCLEALVGLPAVVGRLLPDTAGDGPVTDFLPELDRLRALAGQDDPTVRAGLAETGRHLGHAVALLAGLLNPEAVLVGGHLATLGPWLLPAARAELAARALAPEAGGCRLEASTLGGTAAALGGATAALATVESGRLPAR; from the coding sequence ATGCAGAACGACCCGCAGCCGACGGACCTCGGCGACGTGCGGGTCGCCAACCGGGCCGTGGTGCTGCGGCACGTCCGGGTGCACGCCCCCTGCTCCCGGGCCGACATCGCGGCCCGCACCGGGCTCAACAAGGCCACCGTCTCCAGCCTCGTCGGCGAGCTGATCGAGCGCCGGCTGGTGCGCGAGACCGGGCTGACCGAGAACCGGATCGGCCGCCCGGCCACCATGCTCGTCCTCGACGGCGAGCCGTACGCCGCCCTCGGCCTCCAGGTCGGCGTCGACGAGCTGGCGGCGGTGGCCGTCGACCTCGGCGGCAACCGGCTGCTCACCTGGCGGCGCGCCTTCGCCGCGCCGGCCGCCACGCCGGACGAGACGGTCCGGGCCCTCGTCGCGCTGGCCCGCCGGGCCACCGCCCGGATCGCCGGCGCGGGGCGGGCCGTGCTCGGCCTGACCGTCGGGGTGCCGGGCCTGGTCGACGCGGCCGGCTGCGTGCCCCTGTCCCCCGCGCTCGGCTGGCGCGACGTGCCCCTCGCCGACCAGTTGCGCGCCGCCCTGCGCGACCCGGACTTCACCGTCGCCGTGGACAACGAGGCCAACCTCGCCGTCCTGGCCGAGCAGCGGCACGGCGCCCGGGCCGGGGCCACCGACCTGGTCCACCTCACCGGCGGCGCGGGAATCGGCGCCGGGGTGATCGTCGACGGCCGGCTGCTGCGCGGCAGCCGGGGCTTCGCCGGCGAGATCGGGCACCTGGGCCTCGACCCGACCGGTCCGGCCTGCCCCTGCGGGCGCTCCGGCTGCCTGGAGGCGCTGGTCGGCCTGCCGGCCGTGGTGGGCCGGCTGCTGCCCGACACCGCCGGGGACGGCCCCGTCACCGACTTCCTTCCCGAGCTCGACAGGCTCAGGGCCCTGGCCGGGCAGGACGACCCGACCGTGCGGGCCGGGCTGGCCGAGACCGGCCGCCACCTCGGCCACGCGGTCGCCCTGCTGGCCGGCCTGCTCAACCCCGAGGCGGTGCTGGTCGGGGGCCACCTGGCGACGCTGGGGCCGTGGCTGCTGCCGGCGGCCCGGGCCGAGCTGGCCGCCCGGGCCCTCGCCCCGGAGGCCGGCGGCTGCCGGCTGGAGGCGTCCACCCTGGGGGGCACCGCCGCCGCGCTCGGCGGGGCCACGGCCGCCCTGGCCACCGTCGAAAGTGGCCGGCTGCCCGCCCGCTGA
- a CDS encoding extracellular solute-binding protein, with protein sequence MKPSLPGVSTDRRTLLRLAGLGAAATMGGATLAGCSKEAGSKGSATQADAVRAVLPNHKPAEVLKPDIPGEGPIPDGYLSYPKDLVDAVTEQPGKGGAAIRTMSPWWGPTPPTLGSNSYLAAINTKLGVEINPSLQDGTTFADKLNAMLGARDVPDLLMAPNWEVDKVARFSDAVKALFEDLTDHLKGDAAAKYPYLSALPTGAWEYSVWGGRLSAVPYPTDGPFAWTLFHRKDLFDKAGLAAPTSPEELYELAKKATDPAKGVWAFGTVFDMVQQFYGCQQTWRKKPGGGLEHKFENPAYKAALEFTAKLFKEGLVHPDTVASKGADEKQLFKAGKILMFQDGLGAWQGLQGEQSKVLPSFNMQPLPVFGAAGAQPVIWGSEKPIFFTFVKKGLGADRVDEILRVLNWCAAPFGSREFELREYGVEGKHFTRAADGSPVPTELGRKELGGQYNFCRVAVKVKSGDTPDYVQQYLDYLKKNVALLEKDLFAGIKLELPANWSKIIQPTDDKIRDILRGRRPVSDLDQVTKEFMASGGEEGRAFHEKALADNGR encoded by the coding sequence GTGAAGCCGTCCCTGCCAGGCGTATCCACCGATCGCCGGACCCTGCTGCGCCTCGCCGGTCTCGGCGCCGCCGCGACCATGGGTGGCGCCACCCTCGCCGGTTGCAGCAAGGAGGCCGGAAGCAAGGGCAGCGCCACCCAGGCCGACGCGGTCCGGGCCGTCCTGCCCAACCACAAGCCGGCCGAGGTCCTCAAGCCGGACATCCCGGGGGAGGGGCCGATCCCGGACGGCTACCTCAGCTACCCCAAGGACCTCGTCGACGCGGTCACCGAGCAGCCCGGCAAGGGCGGCGCGGCGATCCGCACGATGAGCCCCTGGTGGGGCCCGACCCCGCCGACGCTGGGCAGCAACTCCTACCTCGCCGCGATCAACACCAAGCTGGGCGTCGAGATCAACCCCAGCCTCCAGGACGGCACCACGTTCGCCGACAAGCTCAACGCCATGCTCGGCGCGCGCGACGTGCCCGACCTGCTCATGGCGCCCAACTGGGAGGTCGACAAGGTCGCCCGGTTCTCCGACGCGGTCAAGGCGCTCTTCGAGGACCTCACCGACCACCTCAAGGGCGACGCCGCCGCGAAGTACCCGTACCTGTCCGCGCTGCCCACCGGGGCCTGGGAGTACTCGGTCTGGGGCGGGCGGCTGTCCGCCGTGCCGTACCCCACCGACGGCCCCTTCGCGTGGACCCTGTTCCACCGCAAGGACCTGTTCGACAAGGCCGGCCTGGCCGCGCCGACCTCGCCCGAGGAGCTCTACGAGCTGGCCAAGAAGGCGACCGACCCGGCCAAGGGCGTGTGGGCCTTCGGCACCGTCTTCGACATGGTCCAGCAGTTCTACGGCTGCCAGCAGACCTGGCGCAAGAAGCCCGGCGGCGGCCTGGAGCACAAGTTCGAGAACCCCGCCTACAAGGCGGCCCTGGAGTTCACGGCGAAGCTGTTCAAGGAGGGGCTGGTCCACCCCGACACGGTGGCCAGCAAGGGCGCCGACGAGAAGCAGCTGTTCAAGGCCGGCAAGATCCTGATGTTCCAGGACGGGCTCGGTGCCTGGCAGGGCCTGCAGGGCGAGCAGTCCAAGGTGCTGCCGAGCTTCAACATGCAGCCGCTGCCCGTGTTCGGCGCGGCCGGCGCGCAGCCGGTCATCTGGGGCAGCGAGAAGCCGATCTTCTTCACCTTCGTCAAGAAGGGCCTCGGGGCCGACCGGGTCGACGAGATCCTCCGGGTGCTCAACTGGTGCGCCGCGCCGTTCGGCAGCCGCGAGTTCGAGCTGCGCGAGTACGGCGTGGAGGGCAAGCACTTCACCCGCGCGGCCGACGGCAGCCCGGTCCCGACCGAGCTGGGCCGCAAGGAGCTGGGCGGCCAGTACAACTTCTGCCGGGTCGCGGTGAAGGTGAAGAGTGGCGACACCCCGGACTACGTCCAGCAGTACCTGGACTACCTGAAGAAGAACGTCGCCCTGCTGGAGAAGGACCTGTTCGCCGGGATCAAGCTGGAGCTGCCCGCCAACTGGTCGAAGATCATCCAGCCGACCGACGACAAGATCCGCGACATCCTGCGCGGCCGCCGCCCCGTCAGCGACCTCGACCAGGTGACGAAGGAGTTCATGGCCTCCGGCGGCGAAGAGGGGCGCGCCTTCCACGAGAAGGCGCTCGCCGACAACGGCCGATGA
- a CDS encoding ABC transporter permease: MSGPGTAGAVDAPAAAGQAPPPTRRPRRAGRRRHRASLGARLRRDWPLLAMTAPAAALLLVFHYLPTLGNVIAFQDYNPFVGDDPVEAFLYSEWIGFGNFEALFADPLFWDAVRNTLTITAFQLVFFFPLPILLAILLNSLVSGRVRGFVQSVVYLPHFFSWVLVVTFFVQMLGGAGLLAQEMREAGMQPWNIMTNPDTFIVLVTAEAVWKDIGWGAIVFLAALAAIDPNLYEAAAADGAGRWRRMWHITLPGLRPVIVLLLIMRLGDALSVGFEQFILQREAVGRDAAEVLDTFVYYQAIATQQWGLGAAAGLFKAVVGLILILAANKLAHRLGEQGVYSKS, translated from the coding sequence ATGAGCGGCCCGGGCACCGCCGGCGCGGTGGACGCGCCGGCGGCGGCCGGGCAGGCCCCGCCGCCGACCCGAAGGCCCCGCCGCGCCGGCCGCCGCCGGCACCGGGCCAGCCTGGGCGCGCGGCTGCGCCGCGACTGGCCGCTGCTGGCGATGACCGCGCCGGCCGCCGCGCTGCTGCTGGTCTTCCACTACCTGCCGACCCTCGGCAACGTCATCGCCTTCCAGGACTACAACCCCTTCGTCGGCGACGACCCCGTGGAGGCGTTCCTCTACAGCGAGTGGATCGGCTTCGGCAACTTCGAGGCGCTCTTCGCCGACCCCCTGTTCTGGGACGCGGTGCGCAACACCCTCACCATCACCGCGTTCCAGCTGGTGTTCTTCTTCCCGCTGCCGATCCTGCTGGCGATCCTGCTCAACAGCCTGGTCTCCGGGCGGGTGCGCGGCTTCGTGCAGAGCGTCGTCTACCTGCCGCACTTCTTCAGCTGGGTGCTGGTGGTCACGTTCTTCGTGCAGATGCTCGGCGGGGCCGGGCTGCTCGCCCAGGAGATGCGCGAGGCCGGGATGCAGCCGTGGAACATCATGACCAACCCGGACACGTTCATCGTGCTGGTCACCGCCGAGGCGGTGTGGAAGGACATCGGCTGGGGCGCGATCGTCTTCCTGGCCGCCCTCGCCGCGATCGACCCCAACCTGTACGAGGCGGCGGCGGCCGACGGCGCCGGGCGGTGGCGGCGCATGTGGCACATCACGCTGCCCGGGCTGCGGCCCGTGATCGTGCTGCTGCTCATCATGCGGCTGGGCGACGCGCTGTCGGTCGGCTTCGAGCAGTTCATCCTGCAACGGGAGGCGGTCGGCCGCGACGCCGCCGAGGTGCTCGACACCTTCGTCTACTACCAGGCCATCGCCACCCAGCAGTGGGGCCTGGGCGCGGCGGCCGGGCTGTTCAAGGCGGTGGTGGGCCTGATCCTCATCCTCGCGGCCAACAAGCTCGCGCACCGGCTCGGCGAGCAGGGGGTGTATTCCAAGTCATGA
- a CDS encoding carbohydrate ABC transporter permease: MTAQLSGIGPVPAAPETAGRPRRRRGSPRPPWEEPPSPVGLFGKGVVLVLLVAAVLVPLWAVLVTSLASRETIDAAGGMVMVPREFDPSAYITIFNGGQITRAVWISTLITVVGTTVSLVLTVLAAYGLSRPGSVGHRGLLFFFLLTFLIFPGLVPSYLVVTGLGLKDSIWSLILPSAISVFNLVVIRAFFMGVPGELLDSARIDGAGEFRILTRIMLPLSKAVIAVVGLFYAVGYWNAYFNSVLYIDDNDKFPIQRVLQSYILAGQSPNVSGAAVSLPGITAYPPTLAVKMAVVVVTVVPAIIVYPFVQRHFTKGVITGAVKG; this comes from the coding sequence ATGACCGCACAGCTCAGTGGCATCGGACCGGTGCCGGCCGCCCCCGAGACGGCCGGCAGGCCGAGGCGGCGGCGCGGCAGCCCGCGGCCCCCGTGGGAGGAGCCGCCCTCGCCGGTCGGCCTGTTCGGCAAGGGCGTCGTGCTCGTCCTGCTCGTCGCGGCGGTGCTCGTTCCCCTGTGGGCGGTGCTGGTGACCAGCCTCGCCTCCCGGGAGACCATCGACGCGGCCGGCGGCATGGTGATGGTGCCCCGGGAGTTCGACCCGTCGGCGTACATCACGATCTTCAACGGCGGGCAGATCACCCGGGCCGTCTGGATCAGCACCCTGATCACGGTCGTCGGCACGACGGTGAGCCTGGTGCTCACCGTGCTGGCCGCGTACGGGCTGTCCCGGCCGGGCTCGGTGGGGCACCGGGGACTGCTGTTCTTCTTCCTGCTGACCTTCCTGATCTTCCCCGGCCTGGTGCCCAGCTACCTGGTGGTCACCGGGCTCGGGCTCAAGGACAGCATCTGGTCGCTGATCCTGCCCAGCGCGATCAGCGTGTTCAACCTCGTGGTCATCCGGGCGTTCTTCATGGGCGTGCCCGGTGAGCTGCTCGACAGCGCCCGCATCGACGGGGCGGGCGAGTTCCGCATCCTCACCCGGATCATGCTGCCGCTGTCGAAGGCGGTGATCGCGGTGGTCGGCCTGTTCTACGCCGTCGGCTACTGGAACGCCTACTTCAACTCGGTGCTCTACATCGACGACAACGACAAGTTCCCGATCCAGCGGGTGCTACAGAGCTACATCCTGGCCGGCCAGTCGCCGAACGTCTCCGGCGCCGCGGTCAGCCTGCCCGGGATCACCGCGTACCCGCCGACGCTGGCGGTGAAGATGGCCGTGGTCGTGGTGACCGTCGTCCCGGCGATCATCGTCTACCCGTTCGTGCAGCGGCACTTCACCAAGGGCGTCATCACCGGCGCGGTGAAGGGCTGA